One part of the Prochlorococcus marinus str. MIT 9313 genome encodes these proteins:
- the rplS gene encoding 50S ribosomal protein L19 has protein sequence MVTDVTSKSAPNVRLSPDALIKEFEASQQKSDLNDIYVGDTVRVGVRISEGNKERIQPYEGVVIAKRHGGIHETITVRRIFQGIGVERVFMLHSPQVASIKVERRGKVRRAKLFYLRERVGKATRVKQRFDR, from the coding sequence ATGGTGACTGATGTAACAAGCAAAAGTGCCCCAAACGTCAGGCTCAGCCCTGACGCCCTGATCAAAGAGTTCGAGGCCTCACAGCAGAAAAGTGATTTAAATGACATCTACGTGGGAGACACCGTCCGAGTAGGAGTACGCATCAGTGAAGGCAATAAGGAACGGATCCAACCCTATGAGGGTGTTGTTATTGCAAAGCGCCACGGCGGAATTCATGAAACCATCACCGTGCGCAGGATCTTCCAAGGCATCGGTGTCGAGCGTGTTTTCATGCTGCATAGCCCTCAGGTGGCCTCCATCAAGGTGGAGCGGCGAGGTAAAGTGCGAAGAGCGAAGCTTTTCTATCTGCGGGAACGGGTGGGTAAGGCCACCCGCGTGAAGCAGCGCTTCGACCGCTGA
- a CDS encoding hyperconserved protein Hcp, translating into MELDLQPGDVVKVLESAALGWVRARVIRVKSGGRVVVQSDQGREFTARGNQVRLIEPAGFRP; encoded by the coding sequence ATGGAGTTAGATCTTCAACCTGGTGATGTCGTCAAAGTGCTCGAGTCAGCCGCTCTTGGTTGGGTTCGTGCACGCGTCATTCGAGTCAAATCTGGTGGTCGTGTGGTCGTGCAAAGCGATCAGGGACGCGAATTCACAGCCCGCGGGAACCAAGTACGCCTAATCGAACCCGCAGGATTCCGTCCCTAA
- the gltX gene encoding glutamate--tRNA ligase, which yields MKVRVRLAPSPTGTLHIGTARTAVFNWLFARHQGGQFLLRIEDTDKERSKPEFTTNILEGLKWLGLNWDEQPIIQSQHVDDHRAAIQKLLDRDLAYRCYASETELEAMRETQKAQGKAPRYDNRHRDLNPEQEAAFQSEGRTAVVRFRIDDDATISWKDLVRGPMHWKGSDLGGDMVISRRAPAKEIGDPLYNLVVVVDDAAMSISHVIRGEDHIANTAKQLLIYEALGLPIPQFAHTPLILNSEGRKLSKRDGVTSISDFQAMGYTAEAMANYMSLLGWSVPEGTDERFTLQQAATVFSFDRVNKAGAKFDWDKLNWLNSQVLHDLPKDQLLHELKPLWSKAGWALPEENWCLDLAELLGPSLTLLKDGVDQARPFFEEPTLQADGLEQLAVDGAKAGLSNLLDQLDRTSWDGFDVKQAQQLLTNAAQAANVKKGVIMKSLRAALLGRLQGPDLITTWGLLARIGQDLNRLRRCL from the coding sequence GTGAAGGTGCGCGTTCGGCTGGCCCCGAGTCCAACAGGCACACTTCACATCGGCACGGCAAGAACGGCAGTTTTCAACTGGCTCTTTGCACGCCATCAGGGAGGACAATTCCTCTTGCGCATCGAGGACACCGACAAAGAACGATCCAAGCCAGAATTCACCACCAACATCCTCGAAGGTCTGAAGTGGCTTGGCCTCAACTGGGATGAACAGCCCATCATTCAAAGCCAGCATGTGGATGACCATCGCGCAGCAATCCAAAAGCTGCTCGATCGTGACCTGGCCTACCGCTGCTACGCCAGCGAGACTGAACTGGAGGCCATGCGAGAAACACAAAAGGCCCAGGGCAAGGCCCCTCGCTACGACAACCGTCACCGAGATCTCAATCCCGAGCAAGAAGCCGCCTTCCAATCTGAAGGTAGAACTGCCGTGGTGCGCTTCCGTATCGATGATGATGCGACCATCAGTTGGAAGGACCTGGTGCGCGGTCCAATGCACTGGAAGGGATCAGATTTGGGCGGCGACATGGTGATCTCACGTCGGGCTCCAGCCAAGGAAATTGGAGACCCGCTCTACAACCTTGTTGTGGTGGTTGATGACGCCGCCATGAGTATCTCGCATGTGATCCGCGGCGAAGATCACATCGCAAACACGGCCAAACAACTGCTGATCTATGAGGCCCTTGGATTACCAATACCTCAATTCGCCCATACCCCGCTCATTCTCAATTCCGAAGGACGCAAACTCTCCAAGCGGGATGGAGTGACCTCGATCAGTGACTTCCAAGCCATGGGGTACACAGCCGAAGCTATGGCCAACTACATGTCCCTGCTGGGTTGGTCAGTCCCCGAAGGGACTGACGAACGGTTCACTCTTCAGCAAGCTGCAACCGTCTTCAGTTTTGACCGAGTCAATAAAGCAGGAGCAAAGTTTGACTGGGACAAACTCAACTGGCTCAACTCTCAAGTGCTACATGACTTGCCTAAAGATCAACTGTTGCATGAACTCAAACCCTTGTGGTCTAAGGCTGGCTGGGCTCTACCAGAAGAAAACTGGTGTTTGGATCTAGCCGAGCTGCTTGGACCATCGCTGACACTGCTCAAGGATGGTGTCGATCAAGCTCGCCCTTTTTTCGAAGAACCAACGCTGCAAGCTGATGGCCTGGAACAACTTGCCGTGGACGGAGCCAAGGCAGGCCTTAGCAATCTTCTCGATCAGCTGGATCGCACTTCCTGGGACGGTTTTGATGTCAAGCAAGCACAACAACTGCTAACGAATGCTGCTCAGGCTGCCAACGTCAAAAAAGGTGTGATCATGAAAAGCCTCAGAGCTGCGCTTCTAGGCCGCCTACAAGGGCCAGACCTAATCACAACATGGGGATTACTGGCCAGGATCGGGCAAGACTTGAACAGGCTGCGTCGTTGTCTCTGA
- a CDS encoding cation:proton antiporter, with the protein MTPERLGLLWGITVFAGAGARILSALSGLPGVVLLLLSGLLIGRSGLGLVEPLDLGQGLETIVGLLVSLVLFDGGLNLRLPGDTIKSTVLRILLIRLVISLAAGLLAAHWLAGLGWSVAAVYSAIVLATGPTVVTPLVQQIRLASPLGDVLEAEGLVLEPVGAVLALLLLELLLGDLHGWREVAFGLLARLGGGVLMGAAAGWLLSEGLRRLKPDPSVGLRLQLTLGVLFLLYAVCEWLLPESGLPASVAAGVVVGRRPVTQSDQLDELIRELARLAITMLFPLLAADVSWGELSPLGWGGVSCVLVLMLVVRPVAVSLATIGLPLDFRQRLFLGWLAPRGIVTAAVASLFAIRLEQAGILGAGRLQGLVFLTILMTVGIQGLTAQPLAKALGLIAPEDSNEDDCSETTTQPVQVLPDPGQ; encoded by the coding sequence ATGACACCTGAGCGGTTAGGCCTGCTTTGGGGGATCACCGTCTTTGCAGGTGCCGGAGCTCGGATTTTGTCTGCTCTCTCTGGCCTTCCTGGTGTGGTGCTGTTGTTGCTATCTGGCCTGCTGATTGGTCGATCGGGCCTTGGTTTGGTTGAACCGCTAGATCTTGGTCAAGGACTTGAGACGATCGTTGGTCTGCTTGTGAGCCTTGTGCTCTTTGACGGTGGTCTCAATCTGCGCCTCCCTGGCGACACCATCAAGTCAACGGTGCTGCGCATCTTGCTGATCCGACTAGTGATTTCACTGGCCGCGGGTCTGTTGGCGGCGCATTGGCTGGCTGGTTTGGGTTGGTCAGTGGCAGCGGTTTACAGCGCCATCGTGCTGGCTACTGGTCCGACTGTTGTGACCCCGTTGGTGCAGCAGATCCGTTTAGCTTCTCCTCTAGGGGATGTCCTTGAGGCAGAGGGATTGGTGCTTGAGCCAGTGGGTGCTGTGCTGGCCTTGCTTTTGCTGGAGTTATTGCTGGGCGATTTGCACGGTTGGCGGGAGGTTGCCTTCGGGTTGCTGGCCCGCCTGGGTGGAGGCGTGTTGATGGGGGCTGCTGCTGGTTGGCTTTTGTCAGAGGGATTGCGGCGTTTAAAACCGGACCCTTCGGTAGGGCTGAGGTTGCAGCTCACCTTGGGTGTGTTGTTCCTCTTGTACGCAGTTTGTGAATGGTTGTTGCCGGAGTCGGGATTGCCGGCTTCTGTAGCAGCGGGGGTGGTGGTCGGTCGCAGGCCTGTTACCCAGTCCGATCAGCTCGATGAGTTGATCCGGGAGCTGGCCCGTCTTGCTATCACAATGTTATTTCCACTTTTGGCTGCTGATGTCTCATGGGGTGAGCTAAGTCCGCTTGGCTGGGGGGGGGTCAGTTGTGTCCTCGTACTGATGTTGGTTGTGCGTCCTGTTGCTGTAAGCCTGGCGACGATTGGCTTGCCTCTTGATTTCAGGCAGCGATTGTTTCTTGGTTGGCTTGCACCACGTGGGATTGTTACGGCCGCCGTGGCCTCTTTGTTTGCGATTCGCCTTGAGCAGGCTGGGATTTTAGGAGCCGGTCGGTTGCAAGGTTTGGTCTTTCTCACCATCCTGATGACAGTTGGCATTCAAGGCCTCACGGCCCAGCCGCTGGCCAAGGCCCTGGGTTTAATCGCTCCTGAAGATTCAAACGAAGACGACTGCTCAGAGACAACGACGCAGCCTGTTCAAGTCTTGCCCGATCCTGGCCAGTAA
- a CDS encoding DUF1643 domain-containing protein, which yields MLSIPSATVRPAVAFLRQVVHSWASEAAFSSCGHYRWWLKRSLGQCERTLLFIGLNPSTATASEDDPTLRRLLGFCRSWGYGHLFVVNLFARISQSPALLRHCADPIGDANDDQLLTRARQWSESPNWDLWFGWGCGGTLRRRDLAVQALLERHRQNRISNIPDARGPLSLGLTREGHPCHPLYMPGKEVLRPFNWASGATIGHPELMDLGITVH from the coding sequence GTGCTGTCAATCCCTTCGGCGACGGTCAGGCCAGCCGTCGCATTCTTGAGGCAAGTTGTGCATTCCTGGGCGTCTGAGGCTGCCTTTAGTTCTTGTGGTCACTACCGCTGGTGGTTGAAGCGCAGCCTTGGGCAATGCGAACGCACGTTGCTTTTCATTGGCTTGAATCCCTCCACCGCTACAGCGTCAGAGGATGATCCAACCTTGCGGCGGTTGCTGGGGTTTTGCCGCTCCTGGGGTTATGGACACCTTTTTGTTGTGAATCTATTTGCGCGGATCAGTCAATCCCCAGCGCTGCTTAGGCACTGTGCTGATCCGATTGGTGATGCAAATGATGATCAGCTTTTGACTCGGGCACGCCAGTGGTCTGAGAGCCCTAATTGGGACCTTTGGTTTGGTTGGGGGTGCGGTGGAACTTTGCGTCGACGTGATCTTGCCGTCCAGGCTTTGTTGGAGCGTCATCGCCAGAACCGCATCAGCAATATCCCTGATGCTCGCGGCCCTCTCTCGCTTGGTTTGACGCGTGAGGGACACCCCTGCCATCCCCTTTACATGCCTGGCAAAGAGGTCCTTCGACCATTCAATTGGGCAAGTGGGGCAACTATCGGCCATCCTGAGTTGATGGACCTTGGTATTACGGTTCACTGA
- the wecB gene encoding non-hydrolyzing UDP-N-acetylglucosamine 2-epimerase, translated as MAGLPRVTIVLGTRPEAIKLAPVIQAFQACDALTTRVVLTGQHREMVAQVMDLFGLSANHDLDLMAPLQTLTHVTCAALQGLKDEFKAYPPQLVLVQGDTTTAFAAALAAFYEQIPVGHVEAGLRTDNLLDPFPEEANRRLISQISQLHFAPTPRSQANLTSSGVVGQIFVTGNTVIDALLLMAEQAPPIEFDGLDWAHQRVILATVHRRENWGDRLQDIAQGMRRVLDLHPDTALLLPLHRNPTVREPMQALLGTHPRVVLTEPLDYDRLVAAMRACTLLLTDSGGLQEEAPALGKPVLVLRRTTERPEAVEAGTARLVGTDPEMIVTETASLLDDSSAYEAMARAVNPFGDGQASRRILEASCAFLGV; from the coding sequence ATGGCTGGCTTGCCCCGCGTCACGATCGTGCTGGGCACCCGTCCAGAGGCGATCAAGTTGGCACCGGTGATTCAGGCGTTTCAGGCCTGTGACGCTTTGACGACGCGAGTTGTGCTTACTGGCCAGCACCGCGAGATGGTTGCTCAGGTCATGGATCTATTTGGTCTTTCAGCCAATCATGATCTCGATCTGATGGCCCCTCTGCAGACCCTCACTCACGTGACCTGTGCAGCATTGCAAGGCCTCAAGGATGAATTCAAGGCCTACCCTCCCCAGCTGGTGCTTGTCCAGGGAGATACCACTACAGCATTTGCAGCTGCCCTTGCTGCTTTTTATGAGCAGATTCCGGTTGGTCATGTTGAGGCTGGTTTGCGCACAGACAACCTTTTAGATCCGTTTCCTGAAGAGGCCAACCGGCGCCTGATTTCTCAGATCTCCCAGCTTCACTTCGCTCCAACGCCTCGCTCTCAGGCCAATCTGACCAGTTCAGGGGTTGTTGGTCAGATCTTTGTTACGGGCAACACAGTGATTGATGCTCTTTTGTTGATGGCAGAGCAGGCGCCGCCTATCGAATTTGATGGTCTCGACTGGGCGCATCAGCGCGTCATTTTGGCCACCGTGCATCGACGGGAGAATTGGGGAGATCGGCTTCAAGACATTGCCCAGGGCATGAGAAGGGTTCTTGACCTCCATCCCGACACGGCTTTACTTCTGCCTTTGCATCGCAATCCAACCGTTCGAGAACCAATGCAGGCCCTTTTGGGGACCCATCCGAGGGTGGTACTCACCGAGCCTCTCGATTACGACCGTTTGGTTGCTGCGATGAGGGCCTGCACGCTTCTGCTCACTGATTCTGGTGGGCTCCAAGAAGAAGCTCCTGCACTGGGTAAGCCAGTTTTGGTTTTGAGACGGACCACCGAACGACCAGAGGCTGTTGAAGCGGGTACGGCCAGGCTGGTTGGTACCGATCCGGAGATGATCGTGACTGAGACAGCTTCCTTGCTTGATGATTCAAGCGCCTACGAGGCGATGGCACGTGCTGTCAATCCCTTCGGCGACGGTCAGGCCAGCCGTCGCATTCTTGAGGCAAGTTGTGCATTCCTGGGCGTCTGA
- a CDS encoding type IV pilus twitching motility protein PilT encodes MSQLVFPPNFPPQAPKSASQSAEPISRSSTEGLTPFAGATPGVSPNLEEIVRIAYQEGHSDVHLGVGEVPRFRDRGEMQSTDWPVTDPERFQSWLQEILSANQIDEFFRSKEFDGSHAFPFARVRINLLDSLTGPAMVLRIIPQTILTLEQLQLPDVLKGLSSKPKGLVLVTGSTGSGKSTTLAAMIDWINRNQPRHILTIEDPVEFVHKSKQSLVKHRELGKHTLKFHNALKAALREDPDVILIGEIRDQETLATAIEASQTGHLVFGTLHTNSAVKTIERVLGMYAPEDQESMRRSLSESLLGVIAQGLIRTTDNKRAAYHDILINTDACKDYIQRGALEDVEEIMERSSFDGMITANQSLLNLVDSGRVEPEMAVAASFKPNELAQSIRGRN; translated from the coding sequence GTGAGTCAACTGGTCTTTCCGCCCAACTTCCCCCCTCAAGCACCAAAGTCCGCCTCTCAGTCGGCGGAGCCGATATCAAGATCTTCTACAGAGGGATTAACCCCATTCGCTGGAGCCACGCCTGGGGTCTCTCCCAACTTGGAGGAGATCGTACGAATCGCCTATCAAGAAGGACATTCCGATGTACACCTAGGCGTTGGCGAAGTGCCCCGTTTCCGAGACCGCGGCGAAATGCAAAGCACAGATTGGCCTGTAACCGATCCAGAAAGATTTCAAAGCTGGTTGCAAGAGATCCTCTCCGCGAATCAGATCGATGAATTCTTTAGAAGCAAAGAATTCGACGGCTCCCATGCCTTTCCCTTCGCAAGAGTCCGGATCAATCTGCTGGATTCCCTCACGGGACCAGCGATGGTGCTTCGCATCATTCCCCAAACAATTCTCACCCTTGAGCAACTGCAACTCCCTGATGTACTGAAGGGCCTCTCATCCAAGCCGAAAGGACTTGTCTTGGTGACCGGCTCAACCGGGTCAGGGAAAAGCACCACCCTGGCAGCCATGATCGACTGGATCAATAGAAATCAACCCCGCCACATCCTCACCATCGAGGATCCTGTGGAGTTTGTACACAAGAGCAAGCAATCCCTTGTCAAACATCGAGAACTGGGGAAACACACCCTGAAGTTCCACAACGCCCTGAAAGCAGCCCTACGAGAAGACCCAGATGTGATCCTGATCGGTGAGATCCGTGATCAAGAAACCCTGGCCACAGCGATTGAGGCCTCCCAAACGGGGCACCTGGTGTTTGGCACTCTGCATACCAATTCGGCAGTCAAGACCATTGAGCGAGTCCTGGGCATGTATGCCCCAGAAGATCAAGAGAGCATGCGTCGCTCCCTTTCAGAATCACTGCTGGGGGTGATTGCCCAAGGGTTGATCCGAACAACCGACAACAAGCGAGCTGCCTACCACGACATCCTGATTAATACCGATGCTTGCAAGGACTACATCCAAAGAGGAGCACTTGAGGATGTTGAGGAGATCATGGAACGCAGCAGCTTTGATGGCATGATCACAGCCAATCAATCATTGCTGAATCTTGTCGATAGTGGCCGGGTAGAACCAGAGATGGCAGTCGCCGCAAGCTTTAAGCCCAACGAACTAGCCCAAAGCATTCGTGGCCGGAATTGA
- a CDS encoding high light inducible protein → MASESPLDSNTSAEPVSSEELNAWRRGFTPQAEIWNGRMAMAGLIIGISVLLLLRLVMPADCRAWLN, encoded by the coding sequence ATGGCTTCTGAATCTCCACTTGATTCCAACACCTCTGCGGAACCTGTCAGTAGTGAAGAGCTAAACGCTTGGCGACGAGGGTTCACTCCACAGGCCGAGATCTGGAATGGTCGTATGGCAATGGCGGGATTGATTATTGGGATCAGTGTGTTGTTGTTGTTGCGTCTAGTGATGCCTGCTGATTGCAGAGCCTGGCTGAATTAG
- the tsaD gene encoding tRNA (adenosine(37)-N6)-threonylcarbamoyltransferase complex transferase subunit TsaD, whose amino-acid sequence MPTVLALETSCDESAAAVLRLNNGCLQVIASRIASQVEKHAQWGGVVPEVASRLHVEALPHLVEEVLQEAGQSMARFDAVAATVTPGLAGALMVGSVTGRSLAALHALPFFGIHHLEGHLASVRLAEHPPRPPYLVLLVSGGHTELIRVGAESEMVRLGRSHDDAAGEAFDKVGRLLGLAYPGGPAIQALAATGDSGRFSLPKGRVSKPGGGFHPYDFSFSGLKTAMLRLVQALSEADEDLPRADLAASFEQVVADVLVERSLLCANDQGLKTVVMVGGVAANRRLRELMSKRGQEQGIEVHTAPLRYCTDNAAMIGAAALQRLVSGVNGSSLELGVAARWPLDKTEVLYHSPPPF is encoded by the coding sequence ATGCCGACGGTGCTTGCCCTCGAAACAAGTTGTGACGAGTCGGCTGCCGCAGTTCTACGTCTAAATAACGGGTGTTTGCAGGTTATCGCTAGCCGAATTGCTTCTCAGGTTGAGAAACATGCCCAGTGGGGAGGCGTGGTACCGGAAGTGGCCTCTCGCTTGCATGTGGAGGCTCTGCCTCATCTTGTAGAGGAGGTTTTGCAGGAGGCGGGACAGTCGATGGCTCGCTTTGATGCTGTAGCGGCAACGGTGACCCCTGGGCTGGCCGGAGCACTGATGGTGGGATCGGTGACAGGCCGATCTTTGGCTGCTCTCCATGCGCTGCCTTTTTTTGGCATTCATCACCTGGAGGGGCATTTGGCTTCAGTGCGCTTGGCGGAACATCCTCCACGCCCTCCTTATCTGGTGCTACTTGTGAGCGGGGGACACACTGAGTTGATTCGGGTCGGGGCAGAGAGTGAGATGGTGCGTCTTGGACGTAGCCATGATGATGCTGCTGGAGAGGCTTTTGACAAAGTTGGTCGTTTGCTCGGTTTGGCCTATCCAGGTGGCCCCGCTATTCAGGCGTTGGCCGCGACTGGAGACTCTGGCAGATTTTCTTTGCCCAAAGGACGGGTCTCTAAGCCTGGTGGTGGATTTCATCCCTACGATTTCTCTTTCAGCGGATTGAAGACCGCCATGCTGCGCCTGGTTCAGGCTCTTTCAGAGGCTGATGAAGACCTGCCCCGCGCAGATCTTGCTGCCAGTTTTGAGCAAGTGGTTGCAGATGTTTTGGTCGAGCGCAGCTTGCTCTGCGCTAATGACCAGGGCCTAAAAACTGTGGTGATGGTTGGAGGAGTCGCTGCTAACCGCCGCCTAAGAGAACTGATGAGCAAACGTGGACAAGAACAGGGAATTGAAGTGCACACGGCACCGCTTCGATACTGCACGGATAATGCCGCCATGATTGGAGCAGCGGCCCTGCAGCGCTTGGTGTCTGGGGTTAATGGCAGCTCTCTTGAGCTGGGAGTGGCAGCCCGATGGCCATTGGACAAAACCGAGGTTTTGTACCATTCACCTCCCCCATTTTGA
- a CDS encoding photosystem I PsaF protein (subunit III), with protein sequence MRRLFAVVLSALLVLGFAPVAKADIAGLTPCAENARFQQRASAADTPQAIARFDRYSKSLCGDDGLPHALIPAPVEPFAMSFIRGHEGEIMIPGVIFIYIAGIIGWAGRSYLQAIKAKGHKAALDNEIHLDITLAFNCMLRASAWPWLAHIEGQNGSLRESDDKITVSPR encoded by the coding sequence ATGCGTCGTCTCTTCGCCGTTGTGCTCTCGGCTCTGCTGGTTCTCGGCTTTGCACCCGTTGCTAAAGCTGACATAGCTGGCCTAACCCCTTGCGCTGAGAATGCCCGTTTTCAGCAGCGAGCCAGTGCTGCAGACACTCCACAGGCCATTGCCCGCTTTGACCGCTACAGCAAATCCTTGTGCGGTGATGACGGACTCCCACACGCTCTAATCCCAGCGCCAGTTGAGCCGTTTGCGATGTCCTTTATTCGCGGCCATGAAGGCGAAATCATGATCCCAGGGGTGATTTTCATCTACATCGCTGGAATCATTGGTTGGGCTGGTCGTTCTTATCTCCAGGCCATCAAAGCCAAAGGCCACAAAGCAGCCTTAGACAATGAGATCCATCTTGATATAACCCTGGCTTTCAATTGCATGCTGAGAGCTTCCGCCTGGCCGTGGCTCGCTCATATTGAAGGCCAAAATGGCAGCCTCCGTGAGAGCGACGACAAGATCACAGTTTCACCACGCTGA
- the psaJ gene encoding photosystem I reaction center subunit IX, translated as MRKFFESWPMAAVLWVWLTAGIIVEFNRFYPDLLFHPMGL; from the coding sequence ATGAGAAAATTCTTCGAAAGCTGGCCAATGGCTGCCGTTCTCTGGGTATGGCTCACAGCGGGAATAATTGTTGAATTCAACCGCTTCTACCCAGATCTTCTCTTCCACCCAATGGGTCTTTGA
- the gmk gene encoding guanylate kinase, giving the protein MASSAAEGKLTVITGPSGVGKGSLVKQLLELHPEIWLSISATTREARQGEIEGDHYFFLNRDRFAELVQAGGCLEWAEFAGNRYGTPRQPVEQQLSLGRPVLLEIELEGARQVRRSFPEAFQIFLAPPSFEELERRIRGRATDPEEAIQRRLARAREELMAQQEFDAVVINDNLQVAVIELESLMGLSC; this is encoded by the coding sequence ATGGCTTCATCCGCCGCTGAAGGAAAGCTCACGGTGATTACTGGGCCCAGTGGCGTTGGCAAGGGTTCGTTAGTGAAGCAACTCCTAGAGCTCCATCCAGAGATCTGGCTGTCTATTTCGGCGACAACGCGTGAAGCCAGGCAAGGCGAGATTGAGGGCGATCATTACTTCTTCTTGAACCGTGATCGCTTTGCAGAACTGGTTCAAGCTGGCGGTTGTCTTGAATGGGCTGAATTTGCAGGCAATCGATATGGCACCCCACGCCAACCTGTTGAGCAGCAGCTTTCATTAGGCCGTCCGGTTTTGCTTGAGATTGAACTGGAAGGGGCCCGACAGGTGCGGCGCAGTTTCCCTGAAGCTTTTCAGATTTTTTTGGCACCGCCCAGTTTTGAGGAGCTTGAACGACGCATTCGCGGACGGGCCACTGATCCTGAAGAGGCAATTCAGCGACGTTTAGCTAGGGCTAGGGAGGAACTGATGGCTCAGCAGGAGTTTGATGCAGTGGTGATTAATGACAACCTGCAGGTTGCTGTGATTGAGCTGGAGTCTTTGATGGGTCTGAGCTGTTGA
- a CDS encoding NFACT RNA binding domain-containing protein: MAHAALQVMDLSSLRAVLSELRKEVLPSRFEKVQQPEPHTLQLGLRTLKGLVWLELSWRADCPRLVKITPPPRLGSGSTLAQQIQHGLRQMALIELKQKGFDRVVECGLAHRPGEPIERTLVLELMGRHSNLLLLDRQRQVITLGRQVRNHQSRVRPIGTADIYVAPPPMQGREPSSKESLKRWKDILCLVPTKLRSALQQCYQGISPALALQLVDDDAKKAHALLEVSVLEITDEQWQHLYHRWSRWLDCLEKERFTMRFDGPSSYRVWDCDTSTSSSFTDGLSLTLGSYYRRHLETQSLNQLAEDLQKRLFQWRQREEQALGEQQGRLNETSQSNSLQQQADAMLCLPSPSKDLINQTQKLYRKAQKFRRSVPVLKTRIEHHQQRLQLIQGSEMFLEDLLGTSWEGQRERSIRLQELRQELDELLISQSRNRQKRGRRNQQPPSPLELTTPGGLIVQVGRNHRQNDWISLRQARPGDLWFHAQECPGSHVVLKASNGHAEEADLQLAADLAAHFSRARGNQRVPVVMVPTSNLQRIPGAGPGTVRYRDGNLCWAEPDRGLQHLSASELLV, from the coding sequence ATGGCCCATGCTGCCCTCCAGGTCATGGACCTCTCAAGCTTGCGCGCTGTACTGAGCGAGCTCCGCAAGGAGGTGCTGCCAAGCCGCTTCGAAAAGGTCCAACAACCAGAACCTCATACCCTCCAACTGGGGCTGCGCACACTCAAAGGTCTTGTGTGGCTGGAACTCAGTTGGCGTGCTGATTGTCCCCGACTGGTCAAGATCACCCCTCCTCCCCGCCTAGGCAGCGGCAGCACTTTGGCCCAGCAGATTCAACATGGCCTTCGACAGATGGCCCTCATTGAACTGAAACAGAAAGGATTTGATCGCGTGGTGGAGTGCGGCCTCGCCCACCGCCCCGGCGAACCTATCGAGCGCACTCTTGTGCTGGAACTGATGGGACGCCACAGCAACCTGCTTCTGCTTGATCGTCAACGCCAGGTGATCACCCTTGGACGCCAGGTACGCAACCATCAATCAAGAGTGAGACCAATCGGAACTGCAGACATCTATGTAGCTCCACCACCGATGCAAGGCAGAGAACCAAGCTCAAAGGAATCCCTAAAACGCTGGAAAGACATTCTCTGCCTTGTGCCAACCAAGCTACGTAGCGCTCTGCAGCAGTGTTACCAAGGCATCAGTCCTGCACTAGCTTTGCAGCTGGTTGACGACGATGCAAAAAAAGCACATGCCCTGCTGGAGGTTTCAGTACTTGAGATCACCGACGAGCAATGGCAACACCTTTACCACCGCTGGAGTCGATGGCTGGACTGTCTTGAGAAAGAGCGCTTCACGATGAGGTTTGACGGTCCAAGCAGCTACCGCGTCTGGGACTGTGACACCTCAACCTCCTCCTCCTTCACCGATGGGCTCAGCCTCACTCTCGGGAGTTATTACCGAAGGCATCTTGAAACCCAATCTCTCAATCAACTAGCCGAAGACCTCCAGAAAAGACTTTTTCAGTGGCGACAACGAGAGGAGCAGGCCCTTGGCGAACAACAGGGTCGACTCAACGAAACCAGTCAAAGCAATTCTCTTCAACAACAAGCCGACGCCATGCTTTGCCTGCCTTCGCCGAGCAAGGATCTGATCAACCAAACCCAAAAGCTCTACCGAAAAGCTCAAAAATTCCGCCGCTCAGTGCCCGTGCTGAAAACACGGATTGAACATCACCAGCAAAGGCTGCAGCTGATCCAAGGCAGTGAAATGTTTCTGGAAGATCTGCTTGGAACCAGCTGGGAAGGACAGCGAGAACGGTCGATAAGGCTGCAGGAGTTGCGGCAGGAGCTGGACGAGTTGCTGATCTCTCAATCCCGCAATCGCCAGAAGCGAGGCCGTCGCAATCAACAACCCCCAAGCCCCCTCGAACTGACCACTCCTGGTGGACTCATCGTTCAGGTTGGTCGCAACCACCGCCAAAACGATTGGATCAGCCTTCGCCAAGCTCGCCCTGGTGATCTTTGGTTTCATGCCCAGGAATGTCCAGGCAGCCATGTCGTTCTCAAGGCCTCCAATGGCCATGCTGAGGAGGCCGACCTGCAACTAGCTGCAGACCTGGCCGCTCACTTCAGTCGTGCTAGAGGCAATCAACGCGTACCCGTGGTGATGGTGCCCACAAGCAACCTGCAGCGAATCCCAGGAGCAGGCCCAGGGACCGTGCGATACCGGGACGGAAACCTTTGCTGGGCTGAACCAGACCGAGGGCTTCAACACCTCTCTGCCTCAGAACTCTTAGTCTGA